From a single Planctomycetota bacterium genomic region:
- a CDS encoding ATP-binding protein yields MKDVPSRPSGFFLAARHFSEAALLLDPLGKILDANDAAAELLGRSRETLVRRTLADLTAGSRSALEENLKRWARAEASRDGVLELRGPDGSAAPLACRAVLLGPPARLGGTFILLRLRRTDDAAGPPGRKLRRRKKADESSRRSEERLRLALEAAELGIWDWNLATGEFVCSDRVLELWGLDPGGRLTVENFLASIHPEDRSRVERSLFRNPCEQSPSRSYKDEFRVVDSRTGRERWVAGRGRVFCDDANLPVRLVGAVLEVTERRRAQEEIRRLKEDLERRVERRTAELEEAVRELETFVYSVSHDLRAPLRSMASFGEILLEGFGPALGPEGREYAWRIVESARRMDKLTCDLLAYSRLSRSEIALEAVDLEALADEILGEMAPDLERAGARVAVERPLPRVTGHRLTLRQAILNLVGNAVKFVRPGVAPQVRIFAARSGDRVRLVVEDNGIGIAREHQGRLFRVFERLHANGRYAGSGIGLAMVKRALERMGGRVGVESEEGKGSRFWVELPEA; encoded by the coding sequence ATGAAGGACGTCCCTTCGCGACCCTCGGGTTTCTTCCTCGCGGCCCGGCATTTCTCCGAGGCGGCGCTGCTCCTGGATCCGCTCGGAAAGATCCTGGACGCGAACGACGCGGCTGCGGAGCTGCTCGGTCGCTCCCGGGAAACCCTGGTCCGGCGGACGCTGGCGGACTTGACGGCGGGTTCCCGTTCCGCGCTGGAAGAGAACCTGAAGCGCTGGGCCCGGGCCGAAGCTTCCCGGGACGGCGTCCTGGAACTCCGCGGGCCGGACGGATCGGCGGCGCCCCTGGCCTGCCGGGCCGTTCTTCTCGGGCCGCCCGCGCGGCTTGGGGGGACCTTCATTCTCCTGCGCCTGCGGCGCACGGACGATGCGGCGGGGCCGCCCGGGCGGAAACTCCGGCGGCGGAAGAAGGCGGACGAATCTTCACGCCGGAGCGAGGAACGGCTTCGCCTGGCCCTTGAGGCGGCGGAGCTGGGGATCTGGGATTGGAACCTGGCGACGGGGGAGTTCGTCTGCTCGGATCGCGTTCTGGAGCTGTGGGGGCTGGACCCGGGCGGACGCCTGACGGTCGAAAACTTTCTCGCCTCGATCCATCCCGAGGACCGGTCCCGCGTCGAGCGGAGCCTCTTCCGGAACCCGTGCGAGCAAAGCCCTTCGCGTTCCTACAAGGATGAGTTCCGGGTCGTCGATTCCCGGACGGGTCGCGAACGCTGGGTGGCCGGCCGGGGGCGCGTCTTCTGCGACGACGCGAACCTGCCCGTCCGCCTCGTCGGCGCCGTACTTGAGGTGACCGAGCGGCGGCGGGCCCAGGAGGAAATCCGGCGCCTGAAGGAAGACCTCGAGCGTCGCGTCGAGAGGCGCACGGCCGAGCTGGAAGAAGCGGTTCGGGAGCTGGAAACGTTCGTTTATTCCGTGTCTCACGATCTGCGCGCGCCGCTGCGGTCCATGGCGAGCTTCGGGGAGATCCTTCTGGAGGGGTTCGGCCCGGCGCTGGGTCCGGAGGGACGCGAGTACGCGTGGCGGATCGTGGAGTCGGCGCGGCGGATGGACAAGCTGACCTGCGACCTGCTGGCGTACAGCCGCCTGTCCCGGTCGGAGATCGCGCTGGAGGCCGTGGATCTGGAAGCCCTGGCGGACGAGATTCTGGGGGAGATGGCGCCGGATCTGGAGCGCGCGGGCGCCCGGGTGGCCGTCGAGAGGCCGCTGCCGCGCGTGACCGGCCACCGGCTGACGCTGCGGCAGGCGATTCTGAATCTCGTGGGGAACGCAGTGAAGTTCGTGCGCCCCGGGGTGGCGCCGCAGGTTCGGATCTTCGCCGCGCGGTCGGGGGATCGCGTCCGTCTTGTCGTGGAGGACAACGGGATCGGCATCGCCCGGGAGCATCAGGGGCGCCTTTTCCGCGTGTTCGAACGCCTGCACGCGAACGGCCGCTACGCGGGGAGCGGAATCGGGCTGGCGATGGTGAAAAGGGCCCTCGAGCGGATGGGCGGCCGGGTGGGGGTGGAATCGGAGGAAGGGAAGGGTTCGCGGTTCTGGGTGGAGCTTCCGGAGGCCTGA